In Dysgonomonadaceae bacterium zrk40, one genomic interval encodes:
- a CDS encoding glycosyl hydrolase 115 family protein, whose translation MKRRRILCILIAAIGCISFTLTGADKFITTQQQSNNLVLFDGDRRADILLFPDADKGVERAVNDLQKDFRQVTGHRPEVMLNFSPTRMPLIIIGTLGTQSAVDALVAQNKFDASKLQGKREMFVIESITNPFEGVAEAIVIAGSDKRGTIYGIYEFSEQMGVSPWYYWADVPTERKEKLFFQKGSYSDGEPAVTYRGIFLNDEAPALSGWANATFGGFNSSFYEKVFELILRLRGNYLWPAMWGSAFYDDDPQNGVLANEMGIIMGTSHHEPMAMAQTDWHRYVERNNLSNIWDYNKNAKALQQSWQYGMERSRDWEKVVTVGMRGDGDEAMEEGVNIALLEKIVADQRKIISKVTGKKATETPQVWALYKEVQDYYDHGMRVPDDVTLLLCDDNWGNIRKLPNIETKPRKGGYGIYYHFDYVGAPRNSKWININPIQRVWEQMNLAYTHGVDRLWIVNVGDLKPMEYPISFFLDMAWDPEQFNPYNLVEHTTEWAAQQFGSTYAEEIARILTLYAKFNRRITPEMLNEKTYSLEHYGEFERVVNDYRSLALDAFRIHAQLPAKHRDAYYQLVLYPVNASSNLYEMYYAVAMNRQLANKKDLRANLYADKVKECFTRDSLLQVEYNTVIANGKWSHMMDQPRIGYTSWQQPPRNIMPRVTYLSPEETAAEKIFVEQNGYVSIEAENFARRQEAGNILWSVIPHFGKTLSGVTTLPHNSYPSPEEEIYLEYDILFESTGEFEVQLLLAPTLNFNDNKGLRYVISFDEETPQQVNFNGHYRGELGRWQAEHIIRSGTRHTITEPGIHTLRYRVLDPGIVLQKIVIDTGGLNPSYLGPPESRRKSTANLKK comes from the coding sequence ATGAAACGAAGAAGAATTTTATGCATCCTGATTGCAGCTATTGGCTGCATTAGCTTTACCCTTACCGGGGCAGATAAGTTCATCACCACACAACAGCAGAGCAATAACCTGGTGCTTTTTGATGGCGACAGAAGAGCTGATATCCTTCTATTCCCGGATGCAGACAAGGGAGTAGAGCGAGCTGTTAATGACCTGCAAAAAGATTTTAGACAGGTAACCGGTCATCGGCCCGAAGTGATGTTAAACTTCTCTCCCACCAGGATGCCACTGATCATTATCGGCACCCTTGGTACCCAATCAGCTGTGGATGCCCTTGTAGCACAAAATAAATTTGACGCATCGAAACTTCAGGGGAAGCGTGAGATGTTTGTGATAGAATCGATAACCAATCCCTTTGAGGGTGTTGCGGAAGCCATTGTGATTGCCGGTAGCGACAAGAGAGGAACCATCTACGGGATCTATGAGTTCTCAGAACAAATGGGTGTCTCACCATGGTATTACTGGGCAGATGTGCCGACTGAGAGAAAAGAGAAGCTCTTCTTTCAAAAAGGAAGTTACAGTGACGGGGAACCAGCAGTGACTTACCGCGGCATCTTCCTCAATGACGAAGCACCGGCATTGAGCGGCTGGGCCAACGCCACCTTTGGCGGTTTCAACAGCAGTTTCTATGAAAAGGTGTTTGAGTTGATACTGCGACTGAGAGGCAACTATCTCTGGCCGGCAATGTGGGGCAGTGCCTTTTACGATGATGACCCTCAAAACGGTGTTTTGGCAAACGAGATGGGAATCATCATGGGCACCTCACACCATGAACCGATGGCGATGGCACAGACCGACTGGCACCGGTATGTGGAACGAAACAACCTTTCAAACATCTGGGATTACAACAAAAATGCCAAAGCACTCCAACAATCCTGGCAATATGGCATGGAACGTAGCCGCGACTGGGAAAAGGTTGTAACCGTCGGCATGCGCGGTGACGGTGACGAAGCGATGGAGGAGGGGGTGAACATCGCCCTTTTGGAAAAGATCGTCGCGGATCAGCGCAAGATCATCAGTAAGGTGACCGGCAAAAAGGCAACAGAAACACCCCAGGTTTGGGCATTGTACAAAGAGGTACAGGATTACTATGACCACGGGATGCGGGTGCCGGATGATGTGACACTTCTCCTATGTGACGACAACTGGGGAAACATACGCAAACTGCCCAACATAGAGACTAAACCCAGAAAAGGGGGCTATGGTATCTATTACCACTTCGACTATGTAGGTGCTCCCCGCAATTCAAAATGGATCAACATCAACCCCATTCAGCGGGTATGGGAACAAATGAACCTTGCCTATACACATGGAGTAGACAGACTATGGATCGTTAACGTGGGAGACCTCAAACCGATGGAGTACCCCATCAGCTTCTTTCTCGATATGGCCTGGGATCCCGAACAATTTAATCCGTACAACCTTGTGGAACATACCACAGAGTGGGCTGCACAACAATTTGGCTCAACATACGCAGAAGAGATTGCCCGTATCCTCACCCTCTATGCGAAATTTAACCGAAGGATCACCCCTGAAATGCTGAATGAAAAGACATACAGCCTGGAACATTACGGTGAGTTTGAAAGAGTGGTGAACGACTACCGCTCCCTTGCACTGGATGCTTTCCGTATCCATGCACAACTGCCGGCAAAGCATAGGGATGCTTACTACCAGCTGGTGCTATATCCGGTAAATGCCAGCAGCAATCTATACGAGATGTACTACGCCGTGGCAATGAACCGGCAACTGGCGAATAAAAAAGATCTGCGGGCAAACCTCTATGCCGACAAGGTGAAAGAGTGTTTTACGCGCGACTCGCTGCTGCAGGTGGAATACAACACGGTCATCGCCAATGGCAAATGGTCGCATATGATGGACCAGCCCCGTATCGGTTATACCTCCTGGCAGCAACCCCCACGCAACATCATGCCACGGGTCACCTACCTCTCACCAGAAGAGACCGCTGCTGAAAAGATCTTCGTTGAACAAAACGGATATGTTTCCATTGAGGCAGAAAATTTTGCCCGTCGCCAAGAGGCCGGTAACATCCTTTGGTCGGTGATTCCCCACTTCGGTAAAACTCTTTCGGGTGTCACCACATTGCCGCACAATAGTTATCCCTCTCCGGAGGAGGAGATTTACCTGGAGTATGACATCCTCTTTGAATCAACAGGAGAATTTGAAGTGCAACTGTTGTTGGCCCCCACACTCAACTTCAACGACAACAAAGGATTGCGGTATGTGATATCTTTCGACGAAGAAACGCCACAGCAAGTCAACTTCAACGGTCATTATCGCGGAGAACTGGGTAGGTGGCAGGCAGAGCATATCATCCGGTCGGGTACCCGACATACCATCACTGAACCGGGCATCCACACCCTTCGCTACCGCGTATTGGATCCGGGAATCGTATTGCAAAAGATCGTAATCGATACAGGTGGGTTGAACCCAAGCTACCTGGGACCCCCGGAAAGCAGGCGCAAGAGTACTGCGAATTTGAAGAAATAA